One window of the Cryptomeria japonica chromosome 7, Sugi_1.0, whole genome shotgun sequence genome contains the following:
- the LOC131043314 gene encoding protein CANDIDATE G-PROTEIN COUPLED RECEPTOR 6: MAIQAVWAVALILLAPLCAGEIRVSKIRLDASPIIMLDSFGFTQSGHLEIRVRDASYKGPKELTPSRMGFFLSTPDAWPHVQNRNTCALDTTLVNPIFTFNNLQNKAANISYQDFDANQYTLAFANCNPETFVSMDVTTTAYNLEGGGTGAKDYLSVGETELPKLYFYMSLIYLVLSGSFLKPYLEEKDTEFFMGVISLQVIANTIAVGIDRSLPWSETWVLCKVMFWVVEVFCCCFVLFAIASFLKNFVEAAQSNGKALLNLIRVEKYCTVLLGYLILTGVVVYPLAIFIAYQYAWISILIGELVTLGFYVFTGCIFQPVEDNPCSEDEEGALKMDDDSELFRFRYLKVEAKDMERWNLAYKIVVTVL, translated from the exons ATGGCAATCCAGGCAGTGTGGGCTGTGGCGCTAATACTTTTAGCACCGCTTTGCGCAGGAGAAATTAGGGTTTCGAAGATTCGATTGGATGCGTCGCCAATCATCATGTTGGATAGCTTCGGATTCACGCAGAGTGGGCACTTAGAAATAAGAGTGAGGGATGCATCGTACAAGGGCCCAAAGGAACTCACTCCCTCTCGCATGGGTTTCTTCCTCAGCACGCCAGATGCTTGGCCCCATGTCCAAAATCGCAACACCTGCGCCCTCGACACTACGCTCGTCAACCCCATTTTCACtttcaataatctccaaaacaaggCTGCCAACATTAGCTATCAAGATTTCGATGCCAATCAGTACACCCTTGCCTTTGCCAATTGCAATCCGGAAACCTTCGTTTCAATGGACGTGACAACTACTGCGTATAATTTAGAGGGTGGTGGGACGGGGGCTAAAGATTATCTTTCAGTTGGTGAAACAGAGCTGCCCAAGCTTTATTTTTACATGTCTCTGATATACCTGGTTTTATCTGGG TCGTTTTTGAAACCCTATCTTGAGGAGAAGGATACAGAGTTTTTTATGGGCGTGATTTCCTTGCAAGTTATTGCTAACACCATCGCTGTTGGGATCGATCGGAGTCTGCCTTGGTCGGAAACCTGGGTTTTGTGCAAGGTGATGTTTTGGGTTGTGGAAGTGTTCTGCTGCTGTTTTGTTCTCTTCGCAATTGCATCTTTTCTCAAGAATTTCGTTGAGGCTGCTCAATCAAATGGCAAGGCTCTGCTCAATCTGATACGTGTCGAGAAGTATTGTACTGTGCTATTGGGTTATCTCATTCTTACCGGTGTTGTGGTGTATCCCCTGGCTAtctttattgcttaccagtatgcCTGGATCAGTATATTGATTGGAGAATTGGTAACACTTGGGTTTTATGTGTTTACCGGTTGCATTTTCCAGCCTGTGGAAGACAATCCCTGTTCTGAAGACGAGGAGGGAGCATTGAAGATGGATGATGACTCTGAGTT ATTTAGATTTCGGTATTTGAAAGTAGAGGCCAAAGACATGGAACGCTGGAATCTGGCCTATAAAATTGTGGTGACAGTTCTCTGA